The following are encoded together in the Babesia microti strain RI chromosome II, complete genome genome:
- a CDS encoding hypothetical protein (overlaps_old_locusTagID:BBM_II02030) produces the protein MAFLNGGNHSMNLDIRKNDNSSIIQSRSCDNLCVQSETVTPCEMKRLQTEKQFSDDLGYFNKQNYLSFSTCSSASTDLNFEELTNRLDEIKQKYTENNTSKIVDILSECIYKEADDVDDITTVNSTKHNLLYTTVTSGPSLVPQATDDNNKIYGRIKSDDRLHSQICYHIDKSTQTTKNNTNNSIDRDSIASDNNEGLIVHKGTIVIPCKGIKLVLTSDHCKIIIDNSP, from the coding sequence ATGGCGTTTCTAAATGGTGGAAATCATTCTatgaatttggatataAGAAAAAATGACAATAGCAGCATAATACAGAGTAGAAGCTGCGATAATTTGTGTGTACAGAGTGAGACAGTAACGCCCTGTGAGATGAAAAGGCTCCAAACTGAAAAACAATTCAGCGATGACCTGGGATATTTCAACAAGCAAAATTACTTATCTTTCTCTACCTGTTCCTCAGCCTCGACGGACCTAAACTTTGAGGAGCTGACCAATAGGCTGGACGAAATAAAGCAAAAATACACGGAAAATAACACCTCAAAAATCGTAGATATACTATCTGAATGTATTTACAAAGAAGCAGATGATGTGGACGATATCACTACAGTGAATAGCACCAAACACAATCTGTTATACACCACAGTAACGTCTGGACCATCACTTGTGCCACAGGCAACTGATGATAACAATAAAATCTATGGACGTATAAAATCAGATGATAGATTACACAGCCAAATTTGTTATCACATAGACAAATCCACACAAACTACCAAAaacaatacaaataattcaatagaCAGAGATTCTATTGCTTCTGACAATAACGAGGGCTTAATAGTACACAAAGGTACAATTGTCATCCCATGCAAGGGAATTAAATTGGTATTAACTTCCGAccattgtaaaataatcattGATAACAGCCCTTAA